The Triticum aestivum cultivar Chinese Spring chromosome 7B, IWGSC CS RefSeq v2.1, whole genome shotgun sequence genome window below encodes:
- the LOC123160869 gene encoding myb family transcription factor MPH1, whose translation MRGFERRGVRQYNRSDEPRMRWTEDLHRQFIEAVDCLGGQDEATPKRILQLMGAKGVSISHVKSHLQMYRSSSSNTNSNGGPPNASVDRRRGHRAVDTSWNGHGNDMVAASDRIDASSCTVPPHGHRSSPPYQIPSIQEVFRSWEQSRGRLPWNSIMLSEKATGWARHADSRTRQKNQQPTAGCDLKLSIGRCEEEAMVASSDADVSSMTTEESAAVPTRDPGADDRRRSDTAGLNLDLNLDLAISSSWL comes from the exons ATGAGAGGGTTCGAGAGGAGAGGCGTCCGGCAGTACAACCGGTCGGACGAGCCGCGGATGCGGTGGACGGAGGATCTGCACCGGCAGTTCATCGAGGCCGTCGACTGCCTCGGCGGCCAGGACG AGGCAACGCCGAAGCGAATTCTTCAGCTGATGGGCGCCAAGGGTGTCAGCATATCTCACGTCAAGAGCCATCTCCAGATGTACAGATCAAGCTCTAGCAACACCAACAGCAACGGTGGTCCACCCAATGCGTCTGTGGATCGCCGTCGGGGTCACCGTGCCGTCGACACATCGTGGAATGGCCATGGGAACGACATGGTGGCGGCTTCAGACAGAATCGACGCTTCTTCTTGCACCGTGCCTCCCCACGGCCaccgctcgtcgccgccgtaccAAAT ACCGTCGATCCAAGAGGTTTTCAGGAGCTGGGAGCAGAGTAGAGGGAGGCTGCCATGGAACTCCATCATGCTATCAGAGAAG GCGACCGGCTGGGCACGTCACGCTGACAGCAGAACACGTCAGAAGAATCAGCAGCCGACGGCGGGATGTGACCTGAAGCTGTCGATCGGCCGGTGCGAGGAGGAGGCCATGGTCGCCAGCAGCGACGCCGACGTCTCGAGCATGACCACCGAGGAGTCTGCCGCCGTGCCGACGAGGGATCCAGGAGCCGACGACCGCCGCCGCTCAGACACCGCTGGTCTGAACCTTGACCTGAACCTGGACCTCGCCATCTCATCTTCTTGGCTCTGA